In Zalophus californianus isolate mZalCal1 chromosome 17, mZalCal1.pri.v2, whole genome shotgun sequence, one DNA window encodes the following:
- the CTU2 gene encoding cytoplasmic tRNA 2-thiolation protein 2 isoform X2, producing MCQVGEDYGDPAPEGPPPPRPGRELKCVKCSEGLPVVVIRAGDAFCRDCFRAFYIHKFRAVLGKNRLIFPGEKVLLAWSGGPSSSSMVWQVLEGLSRDSAKRLRFVPGVVYVDEGAACGQSREDRAKTLSDVKRILQTLGFPWHVVTLEEVFALPPSVLRCSAPEPVGTVGTYKVAVDSFLQQQHTLEAEGVGDSPSSAQGEAQPSQPCTQDPQNLAEPPPAAQTEALSRLFDSVKTLTAKEELLQTLRTHLILHVARTHGYSKVMTGDSCTRLAIKLMTSLALGRGAFLAWDTGFSDERHGDVVVVRPMREHTLKEVAFYNRLFAVPSVFTPAIDTKAPEKASIHRLMEGFLLRLQAQFPSTVSTVYRTSEKLVKAPRDGCASGPRCLLCMCSLDVDTADSATAFGAQTQDFSQMQPPTPLAEAGAPTVPCRSAEVGRAPNCCQGTRPCRREDSRARVIKQLCYGCRVNMKDVVSRSHSWVVTGEAHPPGLGATQPLVHGHPLLQPSLDPLPPYILAEAQLRSQRLSPEIQEYLLENSDDRAHASGSGAWGPPEDGGEEGQTVCDCINKNIFN from the exons ATGTGCCAGGTTGGCGAGGACTACGGGGACCCAGCGCCCGAGGGACCGCCGCCACCGCGCCCTGG CCGTGAGCTGAAGTGTGTGAAGTGCTCGGAAGGCCTACCCGTGGTGGTGATTCGAGCAGGAGATGCCTTCTGCAG GGACTGTTTCAGGGCCTTCTACATCCACAAGTTCAGAGCCGTGCTTGGGAAGAATCGGTTGATCTTTCCGGGTGAGAAG GTGCTCCTGGCATGGTCTGGGGGGCCTTCATCCAGCTCCATGGTCTGGCAGGTCCTTGAG GGCCTGAGTCGGGATTCTGCCAAAAGACTGCGTTTTGTGCCAGGGGTTGTATACGTCGATG AGGGAGCAGCTTGTGGCCAGAGCCGGGAGGACAGAGCAAAAACTCTGTCTGATGTGAAGCGGATCCTACAGACCCTCGGCTTCCCGTGGCACGTTGTCACCTTGGAAGAG GTGTTTGCCCTGCCGCCGTCCGTGCTGCGCTGCTCTGCCCCGGAGCCGGTGGGGACTGTGGGCACCTACAAGGTGGCTGTGGACAGTTTCCTTCAGCAGCAGCATACGCTGGAGGCTGAGGGCGTTGGGGAcagccccagctcagcccaggGGGAGGCGCAGCCGAGCCAGCCCTGCACCCAGGACCCCCAGAACCTGGCTGAGCCACCCCCGGCTGCCCAGACCGAGGCTCTGTCCCGACTGTTTGACTCCGTGAAGACGTTGACGGCCAAAGAGGAGCTTCTGCAGACCCTGCG GACCCACCTGATCCTGCACGTGGCTCGGACCCATGGCTACTCCAAGGTGATGACAGGAGACAGCTGTACCCGCTTGGCCATCAAACTCATGACCAGCCTGGCACTGGGGAGAGGGGCCTTTCTCGCCTGGGACACG GGCTTCTCCGACGAGCGGCACGGCGACGTGGTGGTGGTACGGCCCATGCGTGAGCACACGCTGAAGGAGGTTGCCTTCTACAACCGCCTGTTTGCCGTTCCCTCTGTCTTCACCCCAGCCATCGACACCAAG GCCCCCGAAAAGGCCAGCATCCACCGGCTGATGGAGGGCTTCCTACTCCGACTGCAGGCCCAGTTCCCCTCCACAGTCAGCACCGTGTACAG GACCAGTGAGAAGCTGGTCAAGGCCCCCAGGGATGGCTGTGCCTCTGGCCCCCGCTGCCTGCTCTGTATGTGCTCGCTGGACGTCGACACTGCTG ATAGTGCCACAGCTTTCGGGGCTCAGACCCAGGATTTCTCCCAgatgcagccccccaccccactggctgAGGCTGGGGCCCCCACCGTGCCTTGCCGTTCTGCAGAGGTGGGCAGGGCCCCGAACTGCTGCCAGGGGACCAGGCCGTGCAGGAG GGAGGACTCCCGAGCCCGTGTCATCAAGCAGCTGTGCTACGGCTGCCGCGTGAACATGAAGGATGTGGTGAGTCGTTCTCACTCCTGGGTCGTGACAGGGGAGGCCCACCCCCCGGGGCTTGGTGCCACGCAGCCCCTTGTCCATGGCCATCCTCTATTGCAGCCCTCCTTGGACCCCCTGCCACCTTACATCTTGGCCGAGGCCCAGCTCCGCAGCCAAAG GCTCTCGCCAGAGATCCAGGAGTATCTGCTGGAGAACAGTGACGACAGGGCGCACGCCAGCGGGAGCGGAGCCTGGGGCCCCCCGGAGGACGGGGGCGAGGAGGGGCAGACAGTCTGCGattgtataaataaaaacatttttaattag
- the CTU2 gene encoding cytoplasmic tRNA 2-thiolation protein 2 isoform X4, producing MPSAGEAWRDCFRAFYIHKFRAVLGKNRLIFPGEKVLLAWSGGPSSSSMVWQVLEGLSRDSAKRLRFVPGVVYVDGTCPVVSTRRLRRVAPRTWPYPILGSPVVMIPFCLHLEGAACGQSREDRAKTLSDVKRILQTLGFPWHVVTLEEVFALPPSVLRCSAPEPVGTVGTYKVAVDSFLQQQHTLEAEGVGDSPSSAQGEAQPSQPCTQDPQNLAEPPPAAQTEALSRLFDSVKTLTAKEELLQTLRTHLILHVARTHGYSKVMTGDSCTRLAIKLMTSLALGRGAFLAWDTGFSDERHGDVVVVRPMREHTLKEVAFYNRLFAVPSVFTPAIDTKAPEKASIHRLMEGFLLRLQAQFPSTVSTVYRTSEKLVKAPRDGCASGPRCLLCMCSLDVDTADSATAFGAQTQDFSQMQPPTPLAEAGAPTVPCRSAEVGRAPNCCQGTRPCRREDSRARVIKQLCYGCRVNMKDVPSLDPLPPYILAEAQLRSQRLSPEIQEYLLENSDDRAHASGSGAWGPPEDGGEEGQTVCDCINKNIFN from the exons ATGCCTTCTGCAGGTGAGGCCTGGAG GGACTGTTTCAGGGCCTTCTACATCCACAAGTTCAGAGCCGTGCTTGGGAAGAATCGGTTGATCTTTCCGGGTGAGAAG GTGCTCCTGGCATGGTCTGGGGGGCCTTCATCCAGCTCCATGGTCTGGCAGGTCCTTGAG GGCCTGAGTCGGGATTCTGCCAAAAGACTGCGTTTTGTGCCAGGGGTTGTATACGTCGATG GTACATGTCCTGTGGTTTCCACCAGAAGGCTTCGTAGAGTTGCTCCCAGGACATGGCCTTATCCCATCTTGGGCTCTCCTGTAGTCATGATTCCTTTCTGCCTGCACTTAGAGGGAGCAGCTTGTGGCCAGAGCCGGGAGGACAGAGCAAAAACTCTGTCTGATGTGAAGCGGATCCTACAGACCCTCGGCTTCCCGTGGCACGTTGTCACCTTGGAAGAG GTGTTTGCCCTGCCGCCGTCCGTGCTGCGCTGCTCTGCCCCGGAGCCGGTGGGGACTGTGGGCACCTACAAGGTGGCTGTGGACAGTTTCCTTCAGCAGCAGCATACGCTGGAGGCTGAGGGCGTTGGGGAcagccccagctcagcccaggGGGAGGCGCAGCCGAGCCAGCCCTGCACCCAGGACCCCCAGAACCTGGCTGAGCCACCCCCGGCTGCCCAGACCGAGGCTCTGTCCCGACTGTTTGACTCCGTGAAGACGTTGACGGCCAAAGAGGAGCTTCTGCAGACCCTGCG GACCCACCTGATCCTGCACGTGGCTCGGACCCATGGCTACTCCAAGGTGATGACAGGAGACAGCTGTACCCGCTTGGCCATCAAACTCATGACCAGCCTGGCACTGGGGAGAGGGGCCTTTCTCGCCTGGGACACG GGCTTCTCCGACGAGCGGCACGGCGACGTGGTGGTGGTACGGCCCATGCGTGAGCACACGCTGAAGGAGGTTGCCTTCTACAACCGCCTGTTTGCCGTTCCCTCTGTCTTCACCCCAGCCATCGACACCAAG GCCCCCGAAAAGGCCAGCATCCACCGGCTGATGGAGGGCTTCCTACTCCGACTGCAGGCCCAGTTCCCCTCCACAGTCAGCACCGTGTACAG GACCAGTGAGAAGCTGGTCAAGGCCCCCAGGGATGGCTGTGCCTCTGGCCCCCGCTGCCTGCTCTGTATGTGCTCGCTGGACGTCGACACTGCTG ATAGTGCCACAGCTTTCGGGGCTCAGACCCAGGATTTCTCCCAgatgcagccccccaccccactggctgAGGCTGGGGCCCCCACCGTGCCTTGCCGTTCTGCAGAGGTGGGCAGGGCCCCGAACTGCTGCCAGGGGACCAGGCCGTGCAGGAG GGAGGACTCCCGAGCCCGTGTCATCAAGCAGCTGTGCTACGGCTGCCGCGTGAACATGAAGGATGTG CCCTCCTTGGACCCCCTGCCACCTTACATCTTGGCCGAGGCCCAGCTCCGCAGCCAAAG GCTCTCGCCAGAGATCCAGGAGTATCTGCTGGAGAACAGTGACGACAGGGCGCACGCCAGCGGGAGCGGAGCCTGGGGCCCCCCGGAGGACGGGGGCGAGGAGGGGCAGACAGTCTGCGattgtataaataaaaacatttttaattag
- the RNF166 gene encoding E3 ubiquitin-protein ligase RNF166 isoform X1, translating to MAMFRSLVASAQQRQPPGGPAGGDSGLEAQYSCPICLEVYHRPVAIGSCGHTFCGECLQPCLQVPSPLCPLCRLPFDPKKVDKAAHVEKQLSSYKAPCRGCNKKVTLAKMRVHVSSCMKVQEQMANCPKFVPVVPTSQPIPSAVPNRSTFTCPYCGARNLDQQELLKHCVDNHRSDPNRVVCPICSAMPWGDPSYKSANFLQHLLHRHKFSYDTFVDYSIDEEAAFQAALALSLSEN from the exons ATGGCGATGTTCCGCAGCCTGGTGGCTTCGGCTCAGCAGCGGCAGCCGCCGGGCGGGCCGGCGGGCGGCGACAGCGGCCTGGAGGCGCAGTACAGCTGCCCGATCTGCCTGGAGGTGTACCACCGGCCTGTGGCCATCGGCAGCTGCGGCCACAC GTTCTGCGGGGAGtgcctccagccctgcctccaggTGCCGTCCCCCCTCTGCCCGCTGTGCCGCCTGCCTTTCGATCCCAAGAAGGTAGACAAGGCCGCCCATGTGGAGAAGCAGCTCTCGTCCTACAAGGCGCCCTGCAGGGGCTGCAACAAGAAG GTGACGCTGGCCAAGATGAGGGTGCACGTTTCCTCCTGCATGAAGGTCCAGGAACAAATGGCCAACTGTCCCAAGTTCGTCCCTGTGGTGCCCACGTCCCAGCCCATCCCCAG CGCCGTCCCCAACAGGTCCACCTTCACCTGCCCCTACTGTGGCGCCCGCAACCTGGACCAGCAGGAGCTGCTCAAGCATTGTGTGGACAACCACCGCAGCGACCCCAACCGCGTG GTGTGCCCCATCTGCTCGGCGATGCCCTGGGGGGACCCCAGCTACAAGAGTGCCAACTTCCTGCAGCACCTGCTACACCGGCACAAGTTCTCCTACGACACCTTCGTG
- the CTU2 gene encoding cytoplasmic tRNA 2-thiolation protein 2 isoform X3, which yields MCQVGEDYGDPAPEGPPPPRPGRELKCVKCSEGLPVVVIRAGDAFCRDCFRAFYIHKFRAVLGKNRLIFPGEKVLLAWSGGPSSSSMVWQVLEGLSRDSAKRLRFVPGVVYVDEGAACGQSREDRAKTLSDVKRILQTLGFPWHVVTLEEVFALPPSVLRCSAPEPVGTVGTYKVAVDSFLQQQHTLEAEGVGDSPSSAQGEAQPSQPCTQDPQNLAEPPPAAQTEALSRLFDSVKTLTAKEELLQTLRTHLILHVARTHGYSKVMTGDSCTRLAIKLMTSLALGRGAFLAWDTGFSDERHGDVVVVRPMREHTLKEVAFYNRLFAVPSVFTPAIDTKAPEKASIHRLMEGFLLRLQAQFPSTVSTVYRTSEKLVKAPRDGCASGPRCLLCMCSLDVDTADSATAFGAQTQDFSQMQPPTPLAEAGAPTVPCRSAEVGRAPNCCQGTRPCRREDSRARVIKQLCYGCRVNMKDVPSLDPLPPYILAEAQLRSQRLSPEIQEYLLENSDDRAHASGSGAWGPPEDGGEEGQTVCDCINKNIFN from the exons ATGTGCCAGGTTGGCGAGGACTACGGGGACCCAGCGCCCGAGGGACCGCCGCCACCGCGCCCTGG CCGTGAGCTGAAGTGTGTGAAGTGCTCGGAAGGCCTACCCGTGGTGGTGATTCGAGCAGGAGATGCCTTCTGCAG GGACTGTTTCAGGGCCTTCTACATCCACAAGTTCAGAGCCGTGCTTGGGAAGAATCGGTTGATCTTTCCGGGTGAGAAG GTGCTCCTGGCATGGTCTGGGGGGCCTTCATCCAGCTCCATGGTCTGGCAGGTCCTTGAG GGCCTGAGTCGGGATTCTGCCAAAAGACTGCGTTTTGTGCCAGGGGTTGTATACGTCGATG AGGGAGCAGCTTGTGGCCAGAGCCGGGAGGACAGAGCAAAAACTCTGTCTGATGTGAAGCGGATCCTACAGACCCTCGGCTTCCCGTGGCACGTTGTCACCTTGGAAGAG GTGTTTGCCCTGCCGCCGTCCGTGCTGCGCTGCTCTGCCCCGGAGCCGGTGGGGACTGTGGGCACCTACAAGGTGGCTGTGGACAGTTTCCTTCAGCAGCAGCATACGCTGGAGGCTGAGGGCGTTGGGGAcagccccagctcagcccaggGGGAGGCGCAGCCGAGCCAGCCCTGCACCCAGGACCCCCAGAACCTGGCTGAGCCACCCCCGGCTGCCCAGACCGAGGCTCTGTCCCGACTGTTTGACTCCGTGAAGACGTTGACGGCCAAAGAGGAGCTTCTGCAGACCCTGCG GACCCACCTGATCCTGCACGTGGCTCGGACCCATGGCTACTCCAAGGTGATGACAGGAGACAGCTGTACCCGCTTGGCCATCAAACTCATGACCAGCCTGGCACTGGGGAGAGGGGCCTTTCTCGCCTGGGACACG GGCTTCTCCGACGAGCGGCACGGCGACGTGGTGGTGGTACGGCCCATGCGTGAGCACACGCTGAAGGAGGTTGCCTTCTACAACCGCCTGTTTGCCGTTCCCTCTGTCTTCACCCCAGCCATCGACACCAAG GCCCCCGAAAAGGCCAGCATCCACCGGCTGATGGAGGGCTTCCTACTCCGACTGCAGGCCCAGTTCCCCTCCACAGTCAGCACCGTGTACAG GACCAGTGAGAAGCTGGTCAAGGCCCCCAGGGATGGCTGTGCCTCTGGCCCCCGCTGCCTGCTCTGTATGTGCTCGCTGGACGTCGACACTGCTG ATAGTGCCACAGCTTTCGGGGCTCAGACCCAGGATTTCTCCCAgatgcagccccccaccccactggctgAGGCTGGGGCCCCCACCGTGCCTTGCCGTTCTGCAGAGGTGGGCAGGGCCCCGAACTGCTGCCAGGGGACCAGGCCGTGCAGGAG GGAGGACTCCCGAGCCCGTGTCATCAAGCAGCTGTGCTACGGCTGCCGCGTGAACATGAAGGATGTG CCCTCCTTGGACCCCCTGCCACCTTACATCTTGGCCGAGGCCCAGCTCCGCAGCCAAAG GCTCTCGCCAGAGATCCAGGAGTATCTGCTGGAGAACAGTGACGACAGGGCGCACGCCAGCGGGAGCGGAGCCTGGGGCCCCCCGGAGGACGGGGGCGAGGAGGGGCAGACAGTCTGCGattgtataaataaaaacatttttaattag
- the RNF166 gene encoding E3 ubiquitin-protein ligase RNF166 isoform X2: MAMFRSLVASAQQRQPPGGPAGGDSGLEAQYSCPICLEVYHRPVAIGSCGHTFCGECLQPCLQVPSPLCPLCRLPFDPKKVDKAAHVEKQLSSYKAPCRGCNKKVTLAKMRVHVSSCMKVQEQMANCPKFVPVVPTSQPIPRSTFTCPYCGARNLDQQELLKHCVDNHRSDPNRVVCPICSAMPWGDPSYKSANFLQHLLHRHKFSYDTFVDYSIDEEAAFQAALALSLSEN, encoded by the exons ATGGCGATGTTCCGCAGCCTGGTGGCTTCGGCTCAGCAGCGGCAGCCGCCGGGCGGGCCGGCGGGCGGCGACAGCGGCCTGGAGGCGCAGTACAGCTGCCCGATCTGCCTGGAGGTGTACCACCGGCCTGTGGCCATCGGCAGCTGCGGCCACAC GTTCTGCGGGGAGtgcctccagccctgcctccaggTGCCGTCCCCCCTCTGCCCGCTGTGCCGCCTGCCTTTCGATCCCAAGAAGGTAGACAAGGCCGCCCATGTGGAGAAGCAGCTCTCGTCCTACAAGGCGCCCTGCAGGGGCTGCAACAAGAAG GTGACGCTGGCCAAGATGAGGGTGCACGTTTCCTCCTGCATGAAGGTCCAGGAACAAATGGCCAACTGTCCCAAGTTCGTCCCTGTGGTGCCCACGTCCCAGCCCATCCCCAG GTCCACCTTCACCTGCCCCTACTGTGGCGCCCGCAACCTGGACCAGCAGGAGCTGCTCAAGCATTGTGTGGACAACCACCGCAGCGACCCCAACCGCGTG GTGTGCCCCATCTGCTCGGCGATGCCCTGGGGGGACCCCAGCTACAAGAGTGCCAACTTCCTGCAGCACCTGCTACACCGGCACAAGTTCTCCTACGACACCTTCGTG
- the CTU2 gene encoding cytoplasmic tRNA 2-thiolation protein 2 isoform X1, protein MCQVGEDYGDPAPEGPPPPRPGRELKCVKCSEGLPVVVIRAGDAFCRDCFRAFYIHKFRAVLGKNRLIFPGEKVLLAWSGGPSSSSMVWQVLEGLSRDSAKRLRFVPGVVYVDGTCPVVSTRRLRRVAPRTWPYPILGSPVVMIPFCLHLEGAACGQSREDRAKTLSDVKRILQTLGFPWHVVTLEEVFALPPSVLRCSAPEPVGTVGTYKVAVDSFLQQQHTLEAEGVGDSPSSAQGEAQPSQPCTQDPQNLAEPPPAAQTEALSRLFDSVKTLTAKEELLQTLRTHLILHVARTHGYSKVMTGDSCTRLAIKLMTSLALGRGAFLAWDTGFSDERHGDVVVVRPMREHTLKEVAFYNRLFAVPSVFTPAIDTKAPEKASIHRLMEGFLLRLQAQFPSTVSTVYRTSEKLVKAPRDGCASGPRCLLCMCSLDVDTADSATAFGAQTQDFSQMQPPTPLAEAGAPTVPCRSAEVGRAPNCCQGTRPCRREDSRARVIKQLCYGCRVNMKDVPSLDPLPPYILAEAQLRSQRLSPEIQEYLLENSDDRAHASGSGAWGPPEDGGEEGQTVCDCINKNIFN, encoded by the exons ATGTGCCAGGTTGGCGAGGACTACGGGGACCCAGCGCCCGAGGGACCGCCGCCACCGCGCCCTGG CCGTGAGCTGAAGTGTGTGAAGTGCTCGGAAGGCCTACCCGTGGTGGTGATTCGAGCAGGAGATGCCTTCTGCAG GGACTGTTTCAGGGCCTTCTACATCCACAAGTTCAGAGCCGTGCTTGGGAAGAATCGGTTGATCTTTCCGGGTGAGAAG GTGCTCCTGGCATGGTCTGGGGGGCCTTCATCCAGCTCCATGGTCTGGCAGGTCCTTGAG GGCCTGAGTCGGGATTCTGCCAAAAGACTGCGTTTTGTGCCAGGGGTTGTATACGTCGATG GTACATGTCCTGTGGTTTCCACCAGAAGGCTTCGTAGAGTTGCTCCCAGGACATGGCCTTATCCCATCTTGGGCTCTCCTGTAGTCATGATTCCTTTCTGCCTGCACTTAGAGGGAGCAGCTTGTGGCCAGAGCCGGGAGGACAGAGCAAAAACTCTGTCTGATGTGAAGCGGATCCTACAGACCCTCGGCTTCCCGTGGCACGTTGTCACCTTGGAAGAG GTGTTTGCCCTGCCGCCGTCCGTGCTGCGCTGCTCTGCCCCGGAGCCGGTGGGGACTGTGGGCACCTACAAGGTGGCTGTGGACAGTTTCCTTCAGCAGCAGCATACGCTGGAGGCTGAGGGCGTTGGGGAcagccccagctcagcccaggGGGAGGCGCAGCCGAGCCAGCCCTGCACCCAGGACCCCCAGAACCTGGCTGAGCCACCCCCGGCTGCCCAGACCGAGGCTCTGTCCCGACTGTTTGACTCCGTGAAGACGTTGACGGCCAAAGAGGAGCTTCTGCAGACCCTGCG GACCCACCTGATCCTGCACGTGGCTCGGACCCATGGCTACTCCAAGGTGATGACAGGAGACAGCTGTACCCGCTTGGCCATCAAACTCATGACCAGCCTGGCACTGGGGAGAGGGGCCTTTCTCGCCTGGGACACG GGCTTCTCCGACGAGCGGCACGGCGACGTGGTGGTGGTACGGCCCATGCGTGAGCACACGCTGAAGGAGGTTGCCTTCTACAACCGCCTGTTTGCCGTTCCCTCTGTCTTCACCCCAGCCATCGACACCAAG GCCCCCGAAAAGGCCAGCATCCACCGGCTGATGGAGGGCTTCCTACTCCGACTGCAGGCCCAGTTCCCCTCCACAGTCAGCACCGTGTACAG GACCAGTGAGAAGCTGGTCAAGGCCCCCAGGGATGGCTGTGCCTCTGGCCCCCGCTGCCTGCTCTGTATGTGCTCGCTGGACGTCGACACTGCTG ATAGTGCCACAGCTTTCGGGGCTCAGACCCAGGATTTCTCCCAgatgcagccccccaccccactggctgAGGCTGGGGCCCCCACCGTGCCTTGCCGTTCTGCAGAGGTGGGCAGGGCCCCGAACTGCTGCCAGGGGACCAGGCCGTGCAGGAG GGAGGACTCCCGAGCCCGTGTCATCAAGCAGCTGTGCTACGGCTGCCGCGTGAACATGAAGGATGTG CCCTCCTTGGACCCCCTGCCACCTTACATCTTGGCCGAGGCCCAGCTCCGCAGCCAAAG GCTCTCGCCAGAGATCCAGGAGTATCTGCTGGAGAACAGTGACGACAGGGCGCACGCCAGCGGGAGCGGAGCCTGGGGCCCCCCGGAGGACGGGGGCGAGGAGGGGCAGACAGTCTGCGattgtataaataaaaacatttttaattag